Proteins from a single region of Paenibacillus sp. BIHB 4019:
- a CDS encoding phosphotransferase, producing the protein MKANLFVQDDNRLVQEAIGRFALERVAFVPLESYESGVYAWEWKGRKFILKMTRKSRRTREQLMGEIDFVQFVASHGVSVARPIVARSGQYVENIGSSIKGMEGIDGMVDIDGKMDGEGSGGSSGYWAYAFEWAEGERVSPSHHGSKLYKVWGMAMGQLHSLAALYEPKQPEWARPRWEESELLPTLELCALSSLPELRSAADTWMTKVSRIPERTGEFGLIHNDMHPRNFHWNGEDIVMFDFDGLTHHHYASDIAVALYYGLAEHSRASESSWSPELFLHDFLEGYSVCRTVSAELQRHIPDWMMFRHIQLYMSYFRSWGERPAGITERWTLSRYRKDIIGGTLFGRKPENLA; encoded by the coding sequence ATGAAAGCTAATTTGTTTGTTCAAGACGACAATAGACTCGTTCAAGAAGCGATCGGACGCTTCGCTCTAGAACGGGTCGCTTTCGTTCCGCTGGAAAGCTATGAGAGCGGAGTATACGCATGGGAATGGAAGGGTCGCAAATTTATTTTAAAAATGACCCGGAAAAGCCGTCGAACTCGGGAGCAGCTGATGGGAGAAATCGATTTTGTTCAATTTGTTGCCTCTCATGGCGTTTCCGTGGCTAGGCCCATCGTTGCAAGGAGCGGGCAATACGTAGAAAACATCGGCTCCAGCATCAAAGGCATGGAAGGCATTGATGGAATGGTTGACATAGACGGCAAAATGGACGGCGAAGGAAGTGGCGGAAGCTCGGGATACTGGGCGTATGCTTTCGAGTGGGCGGAAGGCGAGCGAGTCAGCCCCAGCCACCATGGCTCCAAGCTTTACAAAGTATGGGGGATGGCCATGGGACAGCTGCATAGCCTTGCGGCGCTGTATGAGCCGAAGCAGCCCGAATGGGCTCGTCCCAGATGGGAGGAATCTGAGCTGCTGCCAACGTTAGAGTTGTGTGCCCTCAGCTCGCTCCCGGAGCTTCGATCGGCGGCTGACACCTGGATGACCAAAGTAAGTCGGATTCCCGAGCGTACGGGGGAATTCGGTTTAATCCACAACGATATGCATCCTCGCAATTTTCATTGGAACGGGGAAGACATCGTAATGTTCGATTTCGACGGGTTGACGCATCATCATTATGCGAGCGACATTGCGGTTGCCTTATATTACGGTTTGGCGGAACATAGCCGGGCGAGCGAGAGCAGTTGGTCTCCGGAATTATTCCTGCATGATTTTTTGGAGGGCTATTCCGTTTGCCGGACCGTCTCAGCAGAGCTTCAGCGCCATATTCCCGATTGGATGATGTTTCGTCATATCCAGCTTTATATGTCGTATTTCCGGTCTTGGGGCGAGCGGCCCGCTGGGATTACGGAGAGATGGACCTTGAGCCGTTATAGGAAAGATATTATTGGAGGCACCTTGTTCGGCAGGAAGCCTGAGAATTTGGCATGA
- a CDS encoding acyl carrier protein produces the protein MNRTEWTKEHIAGYVQSQIKEQLQLEEDVAPDDELASYGMDSFASMTLVVAFETNYNIVFEDEELLFENFATLQHMVDSICGKLQP, from the coding sequence ATGAACCGTACGGAATGGACCAAGGAACATATCGCGGGTTATGTACAGTCGCAGATCAAGGAACAGCTTCAACTGGAGGAAGATGTCGCGCCAGATGATGAGCTGGCAAGCTATGGGATGGATTCGTTTGCTTCGATGACTCTTGTTGTAGCATTTGAAACGAATTACAATATCGTCTTTGAGGACGAGGAATTGCTTTTCGAAAATTTTGCCACCTTGCAGCATATGGTTGATAGCATTTGCGGAAAGCTGCAGCCATGA
- a CDS encoding histidine kinase, translating into MRTTKLLLNSLRFKLFATILLIIIPLITILILNSYYSMRVVRNQVTQSNKNMLGLYMGQIDRNLEEIDKFLFNLSETDGDVLTLTYPRMRDEDAYLLAKLGLFQTLIGEKTYYPSADLFFAYSEPNEELIMTQDFGNSTEEREKVRHELLTMILKQAGTLDYSKWHVWQGEDGNYLFHIIKTGEVYVGAWINSNKLMVPLKLMQMGEAGISLFTTTQNKPLSNAAFIQENAINLQFPTQSYSKTGHDSHFLVMGEPSNQGNFNLVTVIPERSILEHLPFLQRISNVVSIVAGLFLLLFFLLMRRIFLEPFKKIIVAMRKLKDGNWNVQLDQKPTSTEFEMLNQTFARMIKEIHSLKIDVYEEKLNHQKAELKHLQLQINPHFFLNSLNIIYNLATVKDYLLIQEMAKCLVIYFRYMFRSNSYYVSLKDEFDHTANYLRIQQMRFPNSLSYQVQEVPDALRSIEIPPLIVQTMVENTIKHAVDMDKSINIQVKLKECDEKGRKYLVLTIQDSGPGFPEDMLELLKREAWSSGESEQLGIWNVQRRLRLLYQEEACLRLFNHPDGGAVVELWLPKRAA; encoded by the coding sequence ATGCGAACGACCAAGCTGTTATTAAACTCTTTGCGCTTCAAGTTGTTCGCAACCATATTGCTGATTATTATCCCTCTAATCACCATTCTCATCTTGAATAGTTACTATTCCATGCGCGTCGTTCGCAATCAGGTTACCCAGTCAAACAAAAACATGCTGGGCCTTTATATGGGGCAAATCGACCGGAATTTGGAGGAGATTGACAAGTTTTTGTTTAATCTTTCCGAAACGGATGGGGATGTGCTTACCCTCACGTATCCGCGAATGCGGGACGAAGACGCTTATTTGCTGGCCAAGCTTGGGCTGTTCCAGACATTGATCGGAGAGAAGACCTATTATCCCTCCGCCGATTTGTTTTTCGCATATTCCGAGCCGAATGAGGAACTTATCATGACGCAGGATTTTGGCAACAGTACCGAGGAGCGGGAAAAAGTCCGTCATGAATTGTTAACAATGATCCTTAAGCAAGCCGGAACGCTTGACTATTCCAAATGGCATGTGTGGCAAGGGGAGGATGGGAATTATCTTTTCCATATCATCAAAACCGGAGAGGTTTATGTGGGTGCATGGATTAACAGCAACAAGCTGATGGTGCCGCTAAAGTTAATGCAAATGGGGGAAGCGGGCATATCTCTATTCACAACAACCCAGAATAAGCCGCTTAGTAATGCAGCTTTTATTCAAGAGAATGCGATTAACCTTCAATTTCCTACACAGTCGTATTCGAAAACAGGCCATGATTCTCATTTTCTCGTAATGGGCGAGCCTTCGAATCAAGGCAACTTCAATCTTGTCACGGTCATTCCGGAGCGCTCGATCCTGGAGCATCTGCCGTTTCTACAGCGAATATCAAACGTCGTTTCCATTGTCGCCGGATTGTTCCTGCTGCTGTTTTTTCTGTTGATGAGGCGGATTTTTTTGGAGCCTTTCAAAAAGATAATCGTAGCCATGCGCAAGCTGAAGGACGGGAATTGGAACGTTCAATTAGATCAGAAGCCAACTTCCACAGAGTTTGAAATGTTGAATCAAACGTTTGCCCGGATGATTAAAGAAATCCACAGCCTGAAAATCGATGTTTATGAAGAGAAGCTCAATCATCAGAAAGCGGAGCTCAAGCATTTGCAATTGCAGATCAACCCGCATTTTTTCTTGAATTCGTTAAATATCATTTATAATCTTGCAACCGTTAAGGATTATTTATTGATTCAAGAAATGGCAAAATGTCTGGTCATCTATTTCCGTTATATGTTTCGCAGCAATTCCTATTATGTCAGCCTGAAGGATGAATTTGACCATACAGCGAATTATTTGCGGATTCAACAAATGCGCTTTCCTAATAGTTTGTCCTATCAGGTTCAAGAAGTCCCTGATGCGTTGCGAAGCATTGAAATTCCTCCGCTAATCGTGCAGACGATGGTGGAAAATACGATCAAGCATGCGGTGGATATGGATAAGTCGATAAACATTCAAGTGAAACTGAAAGAATGCGACGAAAAAGGCCGGAAATATCTCGTGCTCACGATTCAGGATTCTGGCCCGGGATTTCCAGAAGACATGCTGGAGCTGTTGAAACGCGAGGCCTGGTCAAGCGGAGAAAGTGAACAGCTCGGTATTTGGAATGTACAGCGAAGACTGCGCTTGTTGTATCAAGAGGAGGCTTGCCTGCGATTGTTTAATCATCCCGATGGCGGAGCGGTTGTAGAACTATGGCTTCCCAAACGTGCAGCTTGA
- a CDS encoding alpha-L-arabinofuranosidase C-terminal domain-containing protein, which translates to MSISAKVTIHADRKRFPVSRTLYGLFFEEINRAGDGGLYAELIRNRSFEDTIIPERCHVDNCTMHTPAGWSAPFDNSDPIPGWTLDFPAGSRAHMELDSSMPLNAANPLSLRVDIESTAGGGAAIMNCGFWGIPVQAGAQYECSFYARKDSAFDGLLEIALTDASHTMIHAAQTVHIDSSEWQKIELTLVSEDTNRDARFVISAKSAGTFWIEFVSLFPSDTFNGRKNGLRPDLSSMLQKLAPTFLRFPGGCFVEGFSVETAYRWKKTIGPLAERDSHWTLWNYRTTNGLGYHEYLQMAEDMGLEMMFVVNCGLTCQGRPGELIPMDQLDEWVQDMLDAIEYANGPATSRWGEKRAQNGHPEPFGLKYIEIGNENFGHEYNMRYKVFYDAVKAAYPEMLTIWNTHWEVGTETKGLPVEIVDEHFYADNEFYQLYHDMYDHYDRQGPKVYVGEYAMIIDNKNGTLQGALSEAAFMIGMERNQDIVVMSSYAPLLSNIHHMVWEPNLIYFDGTRTYGTPSYYVQKMFGENRGDAVVESDVETESQKPSIYGGLGLSLNQLGQVKDISISAKGVTLLHLDEVGTESPACNVFHDVLWIGDSSWQEYEVTMNVKMDEQGLKLRFLDRHQKWNDQNYFLWEMDADGESRLVRIVGWSRVKLAADAKVDIAQEAEERQLRIVVERDGVRCFVDGQLVHEHEFGAIPYLTSVATIDEASRELVVKLVNPSPEIIQTKLNIQGSQMVKIVGEQLVLTGQPEAFNSMDQPVLVSPASSPLLLDDGSLYTVPAYAVVILKIKL; encoded by the coding sequence ATGAGTATATCTGCAAAGGTGACGATTCATGCTGACCGCAAACGGTTTCCGGTCAGCAGGACGCTGTACGGCCTGTTTTTCGAGGAAATTAACCGCGCTGGCGACGGAGGCTTATATGCGGAGTTAATTCGCAACCGGTCGTTTGAGGATACGATTATTCCCGAACGCTGTCATGTTGATAATTGCACCATGCATACACCTGCAGGATGGTCGGCTCCTTTCGATAATTCGGACCCGATTCCGGGCTGGACATTGGATTTTCCAGCAGGCTCGCGAGCCCATATGGAACTAGATTCGTCAATGCCGCTCAATGCCGCCAATCCGTTGTCGCTGCGGGTAGATATAGAGAGTACAGCAGGTGGGGGCGCAGCAATTATGAACTGCGGGTTCTGGGGGATTCCCGTACAAGCAGGAGCTCAATACGAATGCTCTTTTTATGCGAGAAAGGATTCTGCATTTGACGGTTTATTGGAGATTGCGTTGACCGATGCTTCCCATACGATGATACACGCCGCCCAAACCGTTCATATTGACTCTTCGGAATGGCAGAAGATTGAGCTGACATTGGTTAGCGAAGATACGAACCGGGACGCTAGATTTGTAATCTCTGCGAAGAGCGCAGGGACTTTCTGGATTGAATTTGTTTCTTTGTTCCCGAGCGATACGTTTAATGGACGGAAAAACGGTCTTCGGCCAGATCTCTCAAGCATGCTGCAAAAATTGGCGCCAACCTTCCTGCGGTTCCCGGGAGGCTGTTTCGTGGAAGGGTTCTCGGTGGAGACCGCATACAGGTGGAAAAAGACGATTGGCCCTCTGGCGGAACGCGACTCACATTGGACGCTTTGGAATTATCGGACGACGAATGGACTTGGTTATCATGAGTATCTTCAAATGGCGGAGGATATGGGACTCGAAATGATGTTTGTCGTCAATTGCGGTTTGACATGTCAAGGAAGACCCGGCGAACTTATTCCAATGGATCAGCTGGATGAATGGGTTCAAGACATGCTTGATGCCATTGAATACGCCAACGGGCCTGCCACAAGCAGATGGGGGGAGAAGCGAGCGCAGAACGGTCATCCCGAGCCCTTCGGACTGAAGTACATTGAGATCGGCAACGAAAATTTCGGCCATGAATATAACATGCGATACAAGGTATTTTATGACGCGGTCAAAGCGGCATATCCGGAAATGCTTACCATATGGAACACCCATTGGGAGGTAGGGACGGAAACGAAGGGCTTGCCGGTTGAAATCGTGGATGAGCACTTTTATGCTGACAATGAATTTTACCAGTTGTATCACGATATGTACGATCATTACGACCGCCAAGGACCAAAGGTTTATGTTGGCGAATATGCGATGATCATCGATAACAAAAACGGTACGCTGCAGGGCGCATTAAGCGAAGCGGCTTTTATGATTGGGATGGAGCGAAACCAGGATATTGTAGTCATGTCTTCGTATGCGCCTCTCCTGTCCAACATCCATCACATGGTTTGGGAGCCAAATCTCATTTATTTCGACGGTACGCGCACGTACGGTACGCCTTCGTATTATGTGCAAAAAATGTTTGGGGAAAATAGGGGCGATGCGGTGGTCGAAAGTGATGTGGAAACAGAGTCTCAAAAGCCGTCGATTTACGGGGGGCTCGGATTAAGCCTGAATCAGCTCGGACAAGTAAAGGATATTTCTATATCGGCCAAAGGCGTTACGCTCTTGCATTTAGACGAGGTCGGGACGGAGTCGCCTGCCTGTAATGTTTTCCATGACGTGTTGTGGATTGGCGATAGTTCCTGGCAGGAATACGAGGTAACGATGAATGTGAAGATGGATGAGCAGGGACTGAAGCTTCGGTTTCTTGACCGCCATCAGAAATGGAACGATCAAAATTACTTCCTGTGGGAAATGGATGCCGATGGAGAAAGCCGACTCGTGCGTATTGTAGGGTGGTCTCGGGTCAAGCTGGCTGCGGACGCAAAAGTCGATATAGCACAGGAAGCTGAGGAAAGGCAATTGCGTATCGTCGTCGAACGCGACGGGGTTCGTTGTTTTGTGGACGGACAGTTGGTGCATGAACATGAATTCGGAGCTATCCCGTATTTGACATCCGTTGCGACGATTGACGAAGCCAGCCGCGAGCTGGTTGTGAAGCTGGTTAACCCGTCGCCGGAAATCATTCAGACCAAGCTGAATATACAGGGTTCCCAAATGGTGAAAATAGTAGGGGAGCAGTTGGTCTTGACCGGACAACCGGAGGCGTTTAATTCAATGGATCAGCCTGTTCTAGTGTCGCCTGCGTCCTCTCCGTTGCTGCTGGATGATGGAAGCTTGTACACTGTACCGGCGTACGCCGTCGTGATTTTGAAGATAAAACTATAA
- a CDS encoding amino acid adenylation domain-containing protein has protein sequence MSMTLARHDRVQLTSLRLAWGLVLVKYHEPEQLQLYVEEQGSLPVWSCKRTGKAPEEPDSGNWTFLELDCSVDETVEKWLQRLEAMLGIPSIIEVIEASPQRCSSEWQHELEQIVYDDARWNGHLHENISMERFKSHLASLEEALFQKRNQLLRDVPMLLADEYIQLTRDFNETALAFPRGRTIHELFSERAALHSEHIAVVSNAGSLTYGELERESSRLAASLHKRGAGKGQIVAITADRTPEMLIGLLAILKAGAAYLPIDLRAPEAHNRIILEDCGAQIAISRTPLLGLQMLDPYEASSYSDESDFEKSFNTSTDSELLAYIIYTSGTTGASKGVMIPHRNVVNYAAWFNDQYGTEGPLRVLLAANLTFDASVESIFCTLLGGGSVVLIQTELLVHQRAFRQFIDKHQVQLIHLVPTLLNRLLSEGERLASVQIVISGGEALEQGLKDRLLHKGYRVFNHYGPTEATVVSVTAELKEGLPVTIGKPIGNTSIYIVNSHMQLCPIGVIGEICIAGEGLAKGYLQREELTKQRFVANPFEQGARLYRTGDFGKWLPEGLVEYAGRVDDQLKINGILVHPETIRKAAEAHPAIQAAIVLFSPDNEGGKLIVYYRLEQPGAAKVSATELRAFLLQRLPPSIIPKHFVELQEFPLNSNGKVDKKRLLAKQECV, from the coding sequence ATGTCGATGACGCTGGCTAGGCATGATCGTGTACAATTAACGAGTTTACGGCTGGCTTGGGGGCTTGTGCTGGTGAAATACCACGAGCCCGAACAGCTTCAGCTGTACGTGGAAGAGCAGGGGAGCCTGCCAGTGTGGAGCTGCAAGCGAACTGGCAAAGCGCCAGAAGAACCAGACTCCGGCAATTGGACTTTTTTGGAACTGGACTGCTCTGTGGACGAAACGGTTGAAAAATGGCTGCAGCGGCTGGAGGCCATGCTGGGCATTCCTTCAATAATCGAGGTTATTGAAGCTTCTCCGCAGCGATGTTCCTCGGAATGGCAGCATGAGCTAGAACAAATCGTGTATGACGATGCGAGATGGAATGGGCATTTGCACGAAAATATTTCGATGGAACGTTTCAAGTCCCATTTGGCCAGTTTAGAGGAGGCGTTGTTTCAAAAGCGCAATCAACTGCTTAGGGATGTGCCCATGCTGCTAGCCGATGAATATATTCAGCTCACAAGGGACTTCAACGAAACTGCGCTTGCGTTTCCACGGGGGAGGACGATACACGAACTGTTCTCGGAACGCGCGGCGCTGCATTCGGAGCACATAGCGGTTGTTTCAAATGCTGGCAGCTTGACTTACGGAGAGCTGGAGAGAGAATCCAGCAGACTTGCTGCATCGCTGCACAAGAGGGGAGCAGGCAAGGGACAGATCGTTGCTATTACGGCCGACCGCACGCCGGAAATGCTAATCGGTTTATTGGCGATATTGAAAGCGGGAGCCGCATACTTGCCGATTGATCTCCGCGCACCGGAGGCGCATAACCGCATTATTTTGGAAGACTGTGGAGCCCAAATCGCGATCTCCCGCACGCCGCTGCTGGGACTTCAGATGCTCGATCCGTATGAGGCTTCGTCTTACTCGGACGAGTCCGATTTTGAGAAGAGCTTTAACACGTCGACCGATTCAGAACTTCTGGCGTATATCATCTATACATCGGGAACGACGGGAGCCTCTAAGGGGGTGATGATCCCGCATCGGAACGTCGTCAATTATGCAGCTTGGTTTAACGACCAATATGGTACAGAGGGGCCGCTTCGTGTGCTTCTAGCCGCCAACTTGACGTTTGATGCATCGGTAGAGTCGATCTTTTGCACCCTGCTAGGGGGCGGCAGCGTCGTTTTGATTCAAACCGAGCTGTTGGTGCATCAGCGCGCGTTCCGGCAGTTCATTGACAAGCATCAGGTACAGCTTATTCATCTTGTCCCTACGCTGCTCAATCGGCTGCTGTCGGAAGGAGAGCGGCTCGCTAGCGTGCAAATTGTCATTTCCGGAGGAGAAGCGCTTGAGCAGGGGCTGAAGGATCGTCTTTTGCACAAGGGATATCGGGTTTTTAATCACTACGGCCCGACTGAGGCGACGGTCGTGTCCGTAACCGCCGAGCTGAAGGAAGGCTTGCCTGTAACGATTGGCAAGCCGATTGGAAATACAAGCATATACATCGTTAATTCACACATGCAGCTATGTCCGATCGGTGTAATTGGGGAAATCTGCATCGCCGGAGAGGGCTTGGCTAAGGGATACCTGCAGCGCGAGGAGCTGACAAAGCAAAGATTTGTTGCGAACCCCTTCGAGCAAGGAGCTAGGTTGTACCGTACCGGAGACTTTGGAAAATGGCTTCCAGAAGGGCTAGTGGAATATGCCGGCAGAGTCGACGATCAGCTGAAAATCAATGGCATACTCGTTCATCCTGAAACAATTCGTAAAGCGGCTGAAGCTCATCCGGCGATTCAAGCCGCCATTGTCCTTTTTTCACCAGATAATGAAGGAGGAAAGCTGATCGTTTATTATCGCCTGGAGCAGCCGGGTGCGGCAAAGGTTTCGGCAACCGAACTGCGAGCTTTTCTGCTTCAGAGGCTGCCGCCCTCGATTATCCCTAAGCATTTTGTCGAGCTCCAGGAATTCCCGCTTAATTCAAATGGGAAGGTGGATAAAAAACGACTGCTTGCGAAGCAGGAGTGCGTCTAA